The Rhabdothermincola salaria genome segment CGATGCCCTCGAGCTGGGTTTGGGTGAGCGGCGTGGACCAGCGCCGCAGCAGGGCCAGGTGCTCGACGGCGTCGGTGACGGCACCGCCACCGGCCAGGTTCTCCGAGACGAGCACCTGGGCCGGGTCGACGTCGGTGGGGAGGTTGCCGTCGACGGCGCGGGTGTTGGGCAGGGCGATGCCGTACTCGACCTCGAGGTGGTCGAGGCCGTCGACCTCCTTGCGGATGCGGCGGCGCAGGGCGTAGGCGTTGTCCTTGGCCTGGGCGACGGGCTGGGGCTTGAGGGGCGTGCCCTCCTGGCCGACCCACTGGCCCTGGCGGATGGCCATGCGGTGGCCCTTCACCTCCAGCAACACGACGCCCATCTCGGGGTGGACGAGCACGATGTCGCTCTGGTGGTCCTTGGCTTTCGTGTGCAGGCCGACGTCGGGGATGACGAGCCAGCTGTCGAACAGGCCGTCAACGAGGGCTCGCACGACCACCCGCTCGGCGTCGTTGGCCAGCGTGTCGAGGTCGAAGTCCTCGGGGATCAGAGTGCCCATCGTGGTGACTGCCCTTCTCGACTGCCGGTGGCCGTCGCTCCGCCGCTTTCCGTCCTCGCCGCTGGTCCAGGGCGGGGCGTCAGCGAGCCTGCCACGCCCAACGACCGCAGGGGGCGACCGCTCGCGCCGGGCACCAAGCTGTCCTCCCTCCGTCGAAGCGGTCGGATCCCTCGCGGACTCAATCCGGCTGCAGCCAGGGGCTGAGGTCGTGGTCGGTGGTGAGCTCGTCGTCCTCGAGGGGTCGCCACGACTCGTCGTCGATCCGGATGATCGGTGAGGGTCCGGTGCTCGCGAGGCCGTTGCCGTGGATGGCCGCCAGCTCGACGAGCCGGACCGGCACGGGTTCGGACTCCAGGTAGATCGCGCCCTCGGGCTGGGCCCAGGTGGTCCCGTCCGGGTGGAGGAGCTTGCCGACGTCGGGGAGGTCGCCCATGCCGCTGGCGAACCAGAAGGCCCACTCCACCGGCACCTCCCTGGTCAGATGAGCGAGAGCGCGCTCGATGGCATCGTCGTCGCGGGTGACGCCGAGCCGTAGCGCCGGCCGAGTCCGACCGGTGGCGCGCACCAGGGCCATCGACCACTCCGTCGGGCCGTCGCCGCGGCGTGCGCTCGAGTCGACAAGAGCGCGGACCGCCACGACGGCTCGTCCGAGGTCCTCGTCGTCGACGACCACGACGAGGCCGCCGTCCACCTGACCGGTGACGAACATGCCCATTCGAGAGAGCCCGGCCTGATCCCGGGCGGCAAAGCCACGTTGGCCCCGGTCGATGGTCAGCCAGTCCGTCGAGCACCAACGGGCGCCGCGGGTGAGGTCGGGATCCGGTCGATAGGGCACGCGATGGCCGTTGAACCGGGAGTGGCGTTGGCCGGCGGCGACGTAGCCGAGGACGGTGTTGCAGCCGAACACCCACTCGATCTCGGGGGCGTTGGACTCGTGGGGGTGCATCGGGTGTCCTCCTCCGGGACACCGCCGAGGCGTCCCACCTTTGCCGTGTGGATGGGGCCGGCTCTTCCCTCGGGGCACCGCTGGTGGACGGTTGCCGGGACGACGGGCCGAGTACCCGAGTCGTCGTCCGCTCTTGAGCCACTTCTCACCCTACGCAGGGGGTGAGACAGCGCCCGTGGGGGCCGCCGATCCGTCACTCACACGCAACGACCGGTCGGAACTGGACCGGGTTCGCCACGAGGCTCTTGACGACACCGATGGGGATCACCAGCGAGTACCCCGTTTCCGTCTCGATGGCGAACACGACACCAACCACGTCTCCGTTCGCGTCGAGGAGCGGACCGCCCGAGTTGCCCGGCTCGACTCGGGCGGTGGTGCGCATCACTCGGAACTACGGGGTTGGACGGCCTGCGTCGGCGACGCCGCGTACTCTGACGGCGCGGGGTCGTTGTCACACGTCGACGACCAAAGCAGCTGACGGCGGTCAGCTCCCAGTGTCGTCGTCGGGCGACAGAAGGCGGAAGACAACATGAGCGACACACCACCCCCGGCGGACGGATGGCGGCAAGGCCCCGACGGCAAGTGGTACGGACCTGACGACGAGGTACCCGTTGCCGCATCGCAGCGGATGCCCCCCGCCGAGGCGCCAGACGCGGAGGGCCACCTCTCGCCGCCGGCGATCAACCAGGCCGACGAGACACGCCGACGACCTCTCGTCATCGGTGGCATCGTGGCCGCAGCGGTCGTCAGCTTGGGCGCCTTGGCCCTCGCCCTCGTTGTGGCCAGCGAAGACGACGGGCTGACCCTGACGGGCGAGTTCGCCTTGTCGGACACGGACAGCATCCGGGGAGGTCCCGAGACCTGTAGCGGCACCGGGGGCTACTCGGACTTCGGGCCCGGGATGAACGTGACCGTCCGCAACGGTTCCGGCGAGATCGTCGCCTCAGGAACCAGCGCCAACATCGTCATCGACGAGTACTTCGGCGACAACGCCACCGAGGAAAGGGGCGACGGACGCAGCGATGACGACAGCGACGACATGTCCCCCGAGGAGCTGGCGGACCTGATGTTCGAGTTCCTTGGCTGCACGGTCGTGTTCGAGGTCGACGTGCCGAGCGAAGACTTCTACGTGATCGAGGTCGGGCGGCGCGGTGAGCTGAGCTACAGCCGGACCGAACTCGAAGAGCGAAACTGGAACGTGTCGCTCAGTCTGGGAGACTGAACCGAGACGACGCCAAGCACGTGGACGCTTCGCGCCGCCACCAGGCGGAACCAGTCGCGGAACGAACGCAGGGCGGCCGATGGGGCTCGTCGAACGCTCCGCACCTGGCAACCACGGTCCCTGCGCTGACCGCCTGGTCCGGGCTCCTCGGTGTCCCAACCTGCGGCGACAATGGCTCCATGAGTCGAATCGAAGGCCACAGCCGCGAAGACCGTTCCATCGGCGCGCTTCTGGGCCTCGCCGCCGGTGATGCGGTGGGCACGACCGTCGAGTTCCGGGCCCCCGGGAGCTTCGCGCCACTTACGGACATGGTCGGCGGCGGGCCGTTCCGGCTCCAGCTAGGTGAGTGGACCGACGACACCTCCATGGCGCTGTGCATGGCCGAGTCGCTCGTCGACTGCGACGAGCTCGACCTCGCCGACCACCTCCGGCGCTACGTGCTCTGGCGAGACCAGGGGTATCTGGCGTCCAACGGTCGCTGCTTCGACATCGGCGGCACCGTCGCCGGCCAGCTTCGCCGCTTCGAGCGCACCGGCGAGGCTGTCGACCCCCAGCCTGACGAGGACGCCGCTGCCAACGGCTCTCTCATGCGACTGGCACCGGTCCCGATCCGCTGGCACACCGACATCGCCGAGGCCGCCGAACGCTCCGGGGAGTCGAGCCGGTCCACGCACGCCGCAACCCGCCCCGTCGACGCCTGCCGGGTGCTGGGCGCCATGACGGCCGCTCTCATCGGAGGGATGCCGGCCGAGGAGGTCCTCGACCCCGACTTCTGGTCGTGGGGTCCATTGCACCCGGAGATCGAGGCCGTGGCCCGTGGGTCGTGGCGGGACCGGCAGCCTCCGCAGATCCGAGGCACCGGGTACTGCGTCGACGCCCTCGAGGCGGCCATCTGGGCCGTGGCCGGCGCGCAGGACTTCGCCGACGCCGTGTTGCGGGCGGCAAACCTCGGCGACGACGCCGACACCACCGCCGCCATCGCCGGCCAGCTCGCCGGTGCCCGCTGGGGAGCATCCGGGATCCCCGCCGACTGGCGAGACGTACTGGCGCTCGGCAGCCGCATCACCGAGCTGGGCCGGCAGCTCCACGCCCGGGGAGCCGGGGCGACTCCGCCCGTGCCGTGGGCGCACGACGACCACCACCACGCCTGGTGGGTCGAACCGGGTGCCGTCCTCGCCGGCGAGTACCCCGCCACCCGTCGCGGGCCGGTCGCCACCCGGGCCAAGGTCGACCTGCTGGTCGATGCCGGCGTGCACACCTTCATCGACCTCACCACACCGGAAGACCAGCTGACCCTGTACGCCCCGGTGCTCGCCGAGGTGGGCACCGCTCGCGGCCTCGACCTCGAGCACGTCCCGGTCCCCATCCCCGACCTCGACATCACCACCGACGCCGAGTACGACCGTCTGGTCCAGCTGATCGGCATCCATCGCGAGCGCGGCGTGGTGTACGTGCACTGCTGGGGCGGCATCGGCCGCACCGGCACCGTCATCGGCTGCCTGCTCGCCGACCAGGGCCACGACTTCGACTCGATCACCACCCGCCTGAGTGACATGCGCGCCGGAACCCGCAAGGCCCATCGACCCGCGCCCGAGACCGCCGAACAGGTCGACGTGCTGCGGCGGCGAGGCCGGTAGCAACGCTGGTCAAGCCGGTCAGTTGAAGAAGTTGTCGACGCTCGTGACGTCGCACACCAGCTCGACGTCCTCTT includes the following:
- a CDS encoding trypsin-like peptidase domain-containing protein, giving the protein MRTTARVEPGNSGGPLLDANGDVVGVVFAIETETGYSLVIPIGVVKSLVANPVQFRPVVACE
- a CDS encoding ADP-ribosylglycohydrolase family protein encodes the protein MSRIEGHSREDRSIGALLGLAAGDAVGTTVEFRAPGSFAPLTDMVGGGPFRLQLGEWTDDTSMALCMAESLVDCDELDLADHLRRYVLWRDQGYLASNGRCFDIGGTVAGQLRRFERTGEAVDPQPDEDAAANGSLMRLAPVPIRWHTDIAEAAERSGESSRSTHAATRPVDACRVLGAMTAALIGGMPAEEVLDPDFWSWGPLHPEIEAVARGSWRDRQPPQIRGTGYCVDALEAAIWAVAGAQDFADAVLRAANLGDDADTTAAIAGQLAGARWGASGIPADWRDVLALGSRITELGRQLHARGAGATPPVPWAHDDHHHAWWVEPGAVLAGEYPATRRGPVATRAKVDLLVDAGVHTFIDLTTPEDQLTLYAPVLAEVGTARGLDLEHVPVPIPDLDITTDAEYDRLVQLIGIHRERGVVYVHCWGGIGRTGTVIGCLLADQGHDFDSITTRLSDMRAGTRKAHRPAPETAEQVDVLRRRGR